One Helicobacter pylori NCTC 11637 = CCUG 17874 = ATCC 43504 = JCM 12093 genomic window, CGAAATAGTTTTCGGGATTTTTATTCAACTCTACAATGCCCACTTCCATCAACGGATAATCTTGGAGGTACCAAATTTTAGTCACATCAAACGGATGGAATCGATACTTCTTAGCATCTTCTTCTGGCATCACTTGAACGCTTAATTTCCATTTTGGGAAATCCCCTCTAGCGATCGCATTGAATAAATCCCTTTGATTGGAATCAGGATCATATTTTCTGACTTCTGCGGCTTCTTCGTTAGTCAAGTGCTTAACGCCTTGCATGGTGTGAAAGTGGAATTTCACCCAAAAGCGTTCGCCTTTAGCGTTGATAAGACTGAAAGTGTGACTGCCAAAACCATCCATGTGGCGGAAAGATTTAGGAATCCCTCTATCGCTCATAACCCATGTTACTTGGTATAAGCTTTCAGGAACATTACTCCAAAAATCCCATACCATGTCATGGTTAGGCAAATTGGTTTGAGGATCTCGTTTTTGAGTGTGGATGAAATCAGGGAATTTGATCGCATCACGGATAAAGAAGACAGGCGTGTTGTTCCCTACTAAATCCCAGTTACCTTCTTCAGTGTAATACTTCATCGCAAAACCTCTAGGGTCTCTTACCGCATCCGCACTGCCTCTTTCACCAGCCACAGTGGAAAATCTGAAGAAGCATTCGGTTTTTTTGCCCACTTTAGAGAAAATTTTCGCTTTAGTGTATTTAGTGATGTCTTTAGTCACAGTGAAAGTGCCATAAGCTCCGCTTCCTTTAGCATGCACCACCCTTTCAGGGATTCTTTCTCTGTCAAACGCCGCTAACTTTTCCAAAAACCAAGTGCTTTGTAATAAAACAGGACCTCTAGGGCCGGCCGTAATCACATTGTTGTCATCCCAAACGGGAGCGCCAAAAGCAGTGGTTTGTTTCACATCTTTATTAACCATCTTTTTTCCTTTATTTGATCTTAAATCTTCGTAATCTGACACTAAGCCGATCACTTGTGGTGATTATTACATAATTTGTTATACAAAGACTAACAAGATTCAATTTCCTTAAAAAATCCTTTTTTAAGAATTAAAAAAACCCCTTAAGTATTTCTATTCGTAACAATTAATGAAAATAAGAAAGATTAAGAACAAAATTTTATTTTTAATCTGGTTTTAATAATAATTATTATACTATTTTATATCAATGCATTGACGGATTTTGTTTTTTTTTTTTTTTGATTTTTATTTTTTGAATTTTTAAATTTAAGGAGAGTTGTTGGATGTTTTTAAGATCATACCCAAGGCTTAGATACGCTTTATGTTTACCCCTACTCGCTGAGACTTGCTATAGCTCGGATCACACTCTAGGCAAGGTTACCACCCAAGCTAAAAGGATTTTCACTTACAATAATGAGTTTAAAGTAACTTCTAAAGAATTGGATCAGCGCCAAAGCAATGAAGTCAAAGACTTGTTTAGGACTAACCCTGATGTGAATGTGGGCGGAGGGAGCGTGATGGGGCAGAAAATCTATGTGAGAGGCATTGAAGACAGGCTTTTAAGGGTTACGGTGGATGGGGCTGCGCAAAATGGCAATATCTACCACCACCAAGGCAACACCGTGATTGACCCTGGCATGCTCAAAAGCGTGGAAGTGACTAAAGGTGCGGCTAATGCGAGCGCAGGGCCAGGAGCGATTGCGGGAGTGATTAAAATGGAGACTAAAGGAGCGGCCGATTTTATCCCTAGGGGGAAAAGTTATGCTGCGAGTGGGGCGGTGAGTTTTTATACCAATTTTGGCGATCGAGAGACTTTTAGATCGGCTTACCAAAACGCGCATTTTGATATTATCGCTTACTACACGCACCAAAACATCTTCTATTATAGAAGCGGCGCTACAGCGATGAAAAACCTTTTCAATCCCACACAAGCCGATAAAGAGCCAGGAACTCCTAGCGAGCAAAACAACGCTTTAGTTAAAATGAATGGTTATTTGAGCGACAGAGACACGCTCACTTTCAGCTGGAACATGACACGAGATAACGCCACACGCCCTTTAAGGAGCAACGCTATAGGGTTAGCCTATCCTTGTGAAGCCCCTTTTAGTCCTGATGGCGCTCAAGGGTGTCCTAATGTGCTAGATAGTTTCACAAGGTATTTGTATCACTCTATTAATAGCACCAACAACTTTTCCTTACAATACAAAAGGGAAGCGGGAAATTCTTTTGGCGACCCACGATTAGATTTTACCCTTTATACAAGCATTAGAAACGCTCAGTTTGATCCCCTATTTGATCCTAATGGCGTTTATGCTAAATTCCCCACTTCTTTAGCGAGCGCATGGGAAAAAGAAAATTACCCATGCGTGGAAGGTGCTTATTGCACCCCAAGCTTTTCAGATGTGGATAAACCAAGCTCACAGCCTAGGGATTTGTTTTTAAACAACACCGGCTTAAACCTTAAAGTCGCGCATGTGATTGATGAAGCCACAGACAGCCTTTTTGAATACGGATTCAATTACCAAAATTTAAGCGTTTTTGACGCTCGCATCCCTAAATCAGAATTATACAGGCCTAATCAAGTTTATACTGATGATAAAGGACAAAAACAAATCGCTTGCTCTCTTGTGGATAATAACCCCAATGACCCTACGCTATGCCAAAGAGGGAAAGCGAACGGGAATATTTATGGAGGCTATGTGCAAGCGAATTACTCGCCTCATAAAATCATCACTTTTGGAGCCGGGGTAAGGTGGGACGCTTACACGCTTTATGATAAAGATTGGAACCACCGCTACACTCAAGGCTTTAGCCCTAGCGCAGCTCTTGTGATAAGCCCCATTGAGCCTTTATCTTTAAAAATCACTTATTCTCAAGTTACAAGGGGGGTTATGCCAGGAGATGGCGTGTATATGCGCCAAAACGATTTGCGATACGCTAAAAATATCAAGCCTGAAGTGGGCTCTAACGCTGAATTTAATATTGATTATTCAAGCCAGTATTTTAGCGGGAGGGCTGCGGCGTTTTATCAAGCTTTGGATAATTTCATCTCACAATACGCGCAAAATTTGATTGTAACCAATTTAAATCAAGCGATTAGGATTTATGGCTATGAAGTGGGTGGGACATTCAAATACAAGGGCGTGAGTTTGAATGTGGGGATCTCGCGCACCTGGCCCACCACCAGGGGGTATTTAATGGCGGATAGCTATGAGCTTGCCGCAAGCACCGGTAATGTTTTTATCATCAAATTGGATTACACCATCCCCAAAACAGGGATCAATCTTGCATGGCTTAGCCGTTTTGTTACCGGTTTAGATTATTGCGGGTTTGATATTTACTTGCCTGATTATGGGACGGCTGAGAAACCCAAAACCCCTACCGATTTAGCCAAATGCGGATCTAAATTAGGGTTAGTGCATATGCATAAACCGGGTTATGGCGTGAGTAATTTTTATATCAATTGGAGTCCTAAAACCAAAAGCCGCTGGAAAGGTTTGCTGCTTTCTGCTGTGTTTAATAATGTTTTCAACAAATTCTATGTGGATCAAACAAGCCCCTATGTCATGAGCCCAGATATGCCAGGCACTGACGCTGTTAAAAGAGCGATCGCTGAGCCTGGGTTTAACGCGCGTTTTGAAGTGGCTTACAAATGGTAGTTAATGGAGCTTTAAGCGTTGCGCATGCGTGATAGCAACGGCTATCGCATCGCTAATATCCAAAGGCTTGATTTCGCTTGTGATGTTAAGCAAGCGCTTGACCATAAAGGCCACTTGCTCTTTAGCGGCTTTCCCGTTACCGGTTAGGGCTTTTTTGACTTGCAAGGGCGTGTATTCGCTAAAATTACCGATCCTTTCTAAAATCTTTAAGGA contains:
- a CDS encoding catalase; the encoded protein is MVNKDVKQTTAFGAPVWDDNNVITAGPRGPVLLQSTWFLEKLAAFDRERIPERVVHAKGSGAYGTFTVTKDITKYTKAKIFSKVGKKTECFFRFSTVAGERGSADAVRDPRGFAMKYYTEEGNWDLVGNNTPVFFIRDAIKFPDFIHTQKRDPQTNLPNHDMVWDFWSNVPESLYQVTWVMSDRGIPKSFRHMDGFGSHTFSLINAKGERFWVKFHFHTMQGVKHLTNEEAAEVRKYDPDSNQRDLFNAIARGDFPKWKLSVQVMPEEDAKKYRFHPFDVTKIWYLQDYPLMEVGIVELNKNPENYFAEVEQAAFSPANVVPGIGYSPDRMLQGRLFSYGDTHRYRLGVNYPQIPVNKPRCPFHSSSRDGYMQNGYYGSLQNYTPSSLPGYKEDKSARDPKFNLAHIEKEFEVWNWDYRADDSDYYTQPGDYYRSLPADEKERLHDTIGESLAHVTHKEIVDKQLEHFKKADPKYAEGVKKALEKHQKMMKDMHGKDMHHTKKKK
- a CDS encoding TonB-dependent receptor, with product MFLRSYPRLRYALCLPLLAETCYSSDHTLGKVTTQAKRIFTYNNEFKVTSKELDQRQSNEVKDLFRTNPDVNVGGGSVMGQKIYVRGIEDRLLRVTVDGAAQNGNIYHHQGNTVIDPGMLKSVEVTKGAANASAGPGAIAGVIKMETKGAADFIPRGKSYAASGAVSFYTNFGDRETFRSAYQNAHFDIIAYYTHQNIFYYRSGATAMKNLFNPTQADKEPGTPSEQNNALVKMNGYLSDRDTLTFSWNMTRDNATRPLRSNAIGLAYPCEAPFSPDGAQGCPNVLDSFTRYLYHSINSTNNFSLQYKREAGNSFGDPRLDFTLYTSIRNAQFDPLFDPNGVYAKFPTSLASAWEKENYPCVEGAYCTPSFSDVDKPSSQPRDLFLNNTGLNLKVAHVIDEATDSLFEYGFNYQNLSVFDARIPKSELYRPNQVYTDDKGQKQIACSLVDNNPNDPTLCQRGKANGNIYGGYVQANYSPHKIITFGAGVRWDAYTLYDKDWNHRYTQGFSPSAALVISPIEPLSLKITYSQVTRGVMPGDGVYMRQNDLRYAKNIKPEVGSNAEFNIDYSSQYFSGRAAAFYQALDNFISQYAQNLIVTNLNQAIRIYGYEVGGTFKYKGVSLNVGISRTWPTTRGYLMADSYELAASTGNVFIIKLDYTIPKTGINLAWLSRFVTGLDYCGFDIYLPDYGTAEKPKTPTDLAKCGSKLGLVHMHKPGYGVSNFYINWSPKTKSRWKGLLLSAVFNNVFNKFYVDQTSPYVMSPDMPGTDAVKRAIAEPGFNARFEVAYKW